A single window of Gemmatimonadaceae bacterium DNA harbors:
- a CDS encoding bifunctional nuclease family protein translates to MVEVVVAKLAVDASSRTYVVILQEKDGDRLLPIWIGQAEAESIIIEMHHIERSRPLTHDLCRTLILALGAELRRVEITRIEARTYFAEMHLVRDGQLHRVDARPSDSIAIALRLGAPLFADDALLAEPDENGEFGEEPPGPPDTSSELTAEKLKAYLERLRPEDFGKFNP, encoded by the coding sequence ATGGTCGAAGTGGTCGTCGCCAAACTCGCCGTGGATGCGTCCTCGCGCACGTACGTCGTGATCCTGCAGGAGAAGGACGGCGACCGCCTGCTCCCGATCTGGATCGGGCAGGCGGAGGCGGAGTCGATCATCATCGAGATGCATCACATCGAACGCTCCCGCCCGCTCACGCACGACCTGTGTCGCACCCTGATCCTCGCCCTCGGCGCCGAACTGCGCCGGGTCGAGATCACGCGGATTGAAGCCCGCACCTACTTCGCCGAGATGCACCTCGTGCGCGACGGGCAGCTCCACCGCGTGGACGCGCGGCCCTCCGACAGCATCGCGATCGCCCTGCGGTTGGGCGCCCCACTGTTCGCCGACGACGCGCTGCTCGCCGAACCCGACGAGAACGGCGAATTCGGGGAAGAGCCCCCGGGTCCGCCCGATACGTCGTCGGAGCTCACCGCCGAGAAGCTCAAGGCCTACCTCGAGCGCCTCCGCCCCGAGGATTTCGGCAAGTTCAATCCCTGA
- the metK gene encoding methionine adenosyltransferase, whose product MRDRHPFTSESVTEGHPDKVADAISDAVLDAILTDDSTARVACETLVTTGMACVAGEITTTTYVHIPDIVRRTIRDIGYTDAGYGFDYHTCSVLSTIDRQSPDIAMGVDTGGAGDQGMMFGFASDETDELMPMPIMLAHRLTRSLAEHRKSGELPWLRPDGKSQVTVIYEDHRPVAVDTVVVSTQHAPGVSNRRIRSEIIEAIIEPALPPELVTKRPKYHINPTGRFVVGGPQGDAGLTGRKIIVDSYGGMGRHGGGAFSGKDPSKVDRSGSYAARWVAKNIVAAKLASRCEVQLAYAIGVAEPVSVMVDTFGTGVVPDRVVRHAVQEVFDLTPRGIIQALDLRKPIYSATSAYGHFGRVPEHTGRGRTARTTFTWERTDRAAALKRAAR is encoded by the coding sequence GTGCGCGACCGTCATCCGTTCACGTCTGAATCCGTCACCGAAGGCCACCCGGACAAGGTGGCCGACGCGATCTCCGACGCTGTGCTCGATGCCATCCTGACCGACGATTCCACCGCGCGCGTGGCGTGTGAGACGCTGGTCACTACCGGCATGGCCTGCGTCGCGGGGGAGATAACCACCACCACCTACGTCCATATTCCTGATATCGTCCGCCGCACGATCCGGGACATCGGCTACACCGACGCCGGCTACGGCTTCGACTACCATACCTGCTCGGTGCTGAGCACGATCGACCGCCAGTCGCCCGACATCGCGATGGGCGTGGATACGGGCGGGGCGGGCGATCAGGGCATGATGTTCGGCTTCGCGTCCGACGAGACCGACGAGCTGATGCCGATGCCGATCATGCTCGCCCACCGGCTCACGCGCTCCCTGGCCGAGCACCGCAAGAGCGGCGAGCTGCCGTGGCTCCGCCCCGACGGCAAGTCGCAGGTGACGGTGATCTACGAGGACCACCGGCCCGTGGCCGTCGATACCGTCGTCGTCTCCACGCAGCACGCGCCCGGCGTGTCCAACCGGCGCATCCGCAGCGAGATCATCGAGGCGATCATCGAGCCCGCGCTGCCCCCCGAACTCGTCACCAAGCGGCCCAAGTACCACATCAACCCCACGGGCCGGTTCGTCGTGGGTGGCCCGCAGGGCGATGCCGGCCTCACGGGCCGCAAGATCATCGTCGACAGCTACGGCGGCATGGGCCGCCACGGCGGCGGGGCGTTCAGCGGCAAGGACCCGTCCAAGGTCGATCGCTCGGGGTCGTACGCCGCGCGGTGGGTGGCCAAGAACATCGTCGCCGCCAAGCTCGCCTCGCGCTGCGAGGTGCAGTTGGCGTACGCCATCGGTGTGGCGGAGCCCGTGTCGGTGATGGTGGATACCTTCGGCACCGGCGTCGTCCCCGATCGCGTGGTGCGCCACGCCGTGCAGGAGGTGTTCGACCTCACGCCGCGCGGCATCATCCAGGCGCTCGATCTCCGCAAGCCCATCTACTCGGCCACCTCGGCCTACGGCCACTTCGGCCGCGTTCCCGAGCACACCGGGCGCGGCAGGACGGCCCGCACGACGTTCACGTGGGAGCGCACCGACCGCGCGGCGGCGCTCAAGCGCGCCGCGCGTTGA
- the ptsP gene encoding phosphoenolpyruvate--protein phosphotransferase produces MEQTLSGVPASPGIAVGTIHLLRWEVPDVPHRLIPADHVAAEVRRFHAAVDRAKDRLNQVRSRVEAAAGREEAAIFDVQHSILEDTELLSGVEEFIRQNLGAEKAFDLVMLEWRQRFARHSVAMLRERVSDLTDVHIRVLSLLLDLPDHDPVDLPKGARAILVTHDLTPGLTVQLDREAIIGIATDAGTRTSHVAILARSLGLPAVVGLRTAAGTLAGGERAILDGTNGVLAINPSDAEVEAYRERALQEEIVDAELRRLANLESVSLDGVTVVLRANVDLPEEADAARDSGAEGVGLMRTEFLVVGRATMPDEDEQYRSYRRVVEAFAGKPVIIRTFDIGGDKLPVGGFPIEPNPFLGWRAIRMCLDQPAIFRTQLRALLRAAVHGDLRIMLPLVVSVAEVRQSRALLDEAADELEARGVPYRRDVPLGIMVETPAAAVAADTFTAEVAFLSIGTNDLVQYTLAVDRGNANLANRFTPLHPAVLRLIRRIVDMGDQAGLEVCVCGEMASQPLMAYALLGLGVRQLSVAARSLPLVKRIVRSVSVRDAEIAATAALHAPTAAAAEEELGRRLRDAIGDLAGR; encoded by the coding sequence ATGGAGCAGACGCTCTCCGGAGTCCCCGCGTCGCCCGGCATCGCCGTCGGCACCATCCACCTCCTCCGGTGGGAGGTGCCCGACGTCCCGCATCGCCTGATCCCCGCCGACCACGTGGCCGCCGAGGTGCGCCGGTTCCACGCCGCCGTCGATCGCGCCAAGGATCGCCTCAATCAGGTGCGGTCGCGTGTCGAGGCGGCGGCGGGGCGCGAGGAGGCCGCGATCTTCGACGTCCAGCACTCGATTCTCGAAGACACCGAGCTCCTGTCGGGGGTCGAGGAGTTCATTCGCCAGAACCTCGGCGCCGAGAAGGCGTTCGATCTCGTCATGCTCGAGTGGCGGCAGCGCTTTGCCCGCCACTCGGTGGCGATGCTGCGCGAACGGGTGAGCGATCTCACCGACGTGCACATCCGCGTCCTGTCGCTGCTGCTCGACCTGCCCGATCACGACCCGGTGGATCTGCCCAAGGGCGCGCGGGCCATCCTCGTCACGCACGACCTCACCCCGGGCCTCACGGTCCAGCTCGACCGCGAGGCGATCATCGGCATCGCCACCGACGCCGGCACACGCACCTCGCACGTGGCGATCCTGGCCCGGTCGCTGGGGCTGCCGGCCGTGGTCGGCCTGCGCACCGCCGCCGGCACGCTCGCCGGAGGCGAGCGGGCGATCCTCGACGGCACCAACGGCGTGCTCGCCATCAACCCCAGCGACGCCGAGGTCGAGGCCTATCGCGAGCGCGCCCTCCAGGAGGAGATCGTCGACGCCGAGTTGCGCCGGCTCGCCAACCTGGAGAGCGTCAGTCTGGATGGGGTGACGGTGGTGCTGCGGGCCAACGTCGATCTCCCGGAAGAGGCGGACGCGGCCCGCGACAGCGGCGCTGAGGGCGTGGGGCTCATGCGCACCGAATTCCTCGTCGTCGGGCGCGCCACGATGCCCGACGAGGACGAGCAGTATCGCAGCTACCGGCGCGTGGTCGAAGCGTTCGCCGGCAAGCCGGTGATCATCCGCACGTTCGACATCGGGGGCGACAAGCTGCCGGTGGGCGGGTTTCCCATCGAGCCCAATCCCTTCCTCGGCTGGCGCGCCATCCGCATGTGCCTCGACCAGCCGGCCATCTTCCGGACCCAACTCCGCGCCCTGTTGCGCGCCGCGGTGCACGGCGACCTGCGCATCATGCTCCCGCTGGTCGTCTCGGTGGCCGAGGTGCGCCAGAGCCGTGCCCTGCTCGACGAGGCCGCGGACGAGCTGGAGGCCCGCGGCGTGCCGTACCGCCGCGATGTGCCGCTCGGGATCATGGTCGAGACGCCGGCCGCGGCCGTGGCCGCCGATACCTTCACCGCCGAGGTCGCGTTCCTCAGCATCGGCACCAACGACCTGGTGCAATACACGCTGGCCGTCGACCGCGGCAACGCGAACCTCGCCAACCGGTTCACCCCACTGCATCCGGCCGTGCTCCGCCTCATCCGCCGCATCGTCGACATGGGCGACCAGGCGGGCCTCGAGGTGTGCGTGTGCGGCGAGATGGCTTCGCAGCCCCTCATGGCCTACGCGCTGCTCGGGCTCGGCGTGCGACAGCTCAGCGTCGCGGCGCGCTCGCTGCCGCTCGTCAAGCGCATCGTGCGCAGCGTGAGCGTGCGCGATGCCGAGATCGCGGCCACCGCCGCGCTCCACGCTCCCACCGCTGCCGCCGCCGAGGAGGAGCTGGGACGCCGCCTCCGCGACGCCATCGGCGACCTCGCCGGCCGGTAG
- a CDS encoding HPr family phosphocarrier protein has translation MAERTVTIVNKVGLHARPAAQIVKLASKYRSDIMLIRDDLEVNGKSIMGVMMLAAERGAQLTLRAEGPDAEQALDALAALIADGFGEP, from the coding sequence ATGGCTGAACGCACCGTGACGATCGTCAACAAGGTCGGGCTCCACGCGCGCCCGGCGGCGCAGATCGTGAAGCTCGCGTCTAAGTATCGCAGCGACATCATGCTCATTCGCGACGACCTCGAGGTGAACGGCAAGAGCATCATGGGCGTGATGATGCTGGCCGCCGAGCGCGGGGCGCAGCTCACGCTGCGCGCCGAGGGACCGGACGCCGAACAGGCGCTCGACGCGCTGGCCGCGCTCATCGCCGACGGGTTCGGAGAACCCTGA
- a CDS encoding PTS system mannose/fructose/sorbose family transporter subunit IID: protein MIARAATPVPRLPLRTRAAILLRLLTIQGSWNYETLMGNGIAFCLEPALRRLPGGVHAPEFKAAIAREGRYFNAHPYLAAFAVGALARAELDREPAERIERFRTALCGPLGSVGDRLVWAGWLPLSSVIALALFGLGASALTVVTVFLVMYNAGHVALLLWGLRTGWTQGLGVAAGLGHPILRRGPTTIGRAAALATGIGLPLAFARIVGPGRTLIDEILVATLVGAVIVVKAQARLEGWRFALLVVSAFVLFSVAR, encoded by the coding sequence ATGATCGCCCGCGCCGCCACGCCGGTTCCCCGGCTGCCGCTCCGCACACGCGCCGCGATCCTGCTCCGTCTGCTCACCATCCAGGGCTCGTGGAATTACGAGACCCTGATGGGTAACGGGATCGCCTTCTGCCTCGAACCGGCCCTCCGTCGCCTGCCCGGCGGCGTACACGCGCCGGAATTCAAGGCGGCGATCGCGCGCGAGGGACGCTACTTCAATGCCCATCCGTACCTGGCCGCGTTCGCCGTGGGCGCGCTGGCCCGCGCCGAGCTCGACCGCGAGCCGGCCGAGCGCATCGAGCGCTTCCGCACCGCCCTCTGCGGCCCCCTGGGCAGCGTCGGCGACCGGCTGGTCTGGGCGGGCTGGCTGCCGCTGTCGTCGGTCATCGCCCTGGCCCTGTTCGGACTGGGGGCTTCGGCCCTCACTGTGGTCACCGTCTTTCTCGTGATGTACAATGCGGGGCACGTGGCGCTCCTGCTGTGGGGGCTCCGCACCGGATGGACGCAGGGGTTGGGGGTGGCGGCCGGTCTCGGCCACCCCATCCTGCGGCGTGGGCCCACGACCATCGGTCGCGCCGCCGCGCTCGCCACCGGGATCGGGCTGCCGCTCGCGTTCGCCAGGATCGTCGGGCCCGGCCGCACGTTGATCGACGAAATTCTGGTGGCCACCCTCGTCGGCGCGGTGATCGTGGTGAAGGCACAGGCACGGCTCGAAGGCTGGCGGTTCGCGCTCCTCGTGGTCTCGGCATTCGTCCTCTTCTCGGTGGCTCGCTGA
- a CDS encoding PTS sugar transporter subunit IIC — MTLADLLPIALLGGVAGLDTVSFPQAMISRPLVAATLGGMLAGAPMHGLLVGAVLELIALETLPVGASRYPEWGSASVVAGAIYATGAKGGEVVGSLVVAVLGGLFVAWIGGWTMVKLRQRNAVWATRRRADLDAGSRGAVVGLQLSGLTADLARGVALSALAYAALAPAETRVLQRWTVPDQYSRALLVATAASVAVGAGWKLFHSTAGARWLFLGGLGIGLLVLGMR, encoded by the coding sequence GTGACGCTGGCCGACCTCCTGCCCATCGCGCTGCTCGGCGGCGTGGCCGGCCTCGACACGGTCAGCTTTCCGCAGGCCATGATCTCGCGCCCCCTCGTGGCCGCCACGCTCGGCGGCATGCTGGCCGGCGCGCCCATGCACGGGCTGCTCGTGGGTGCCGTGCTCGAACTGATCGCGCTCGAGACGCTCCCCGTGGGCGCCTCCCGATACCCCGAGTGGGGTTCGGCGTCCGTCGTCGCGGGGGCGATCTACGCCACCGGGGCCAAGGGCGGAGAGGTCGTGGGCTCCCTCGTCGTCGCCGTCCTCGGCGGATTGTTCGTGGCCTGGATCGGCGGCTGGACCATGGTCAAGCTGCGGCAGCGCAATGCCGTGTGGGCCACCCGCCGGCGCGCCGACCTCGACGCCGGTTCGCGCGGCGCCGTCGTCGGCCTCCAGCTCTCGGGGCTCACCGCCGACCTCGCGCGCGGCGTCGCGCTCTCGGCGCTCGCGTACGCCGCGTTGGCGCCCGCGGAGACGCGGGTCCTGCAGCGCTGGACCGTGCCCGACCAGTACTCGCGGGCGCTCCTCGTGGCCACCGCCGCCAGCGTCGCCGTCGGGGCGGGGTGGAAGCTGTTTCACTCCACGGCCGGCGCGCGCTGGTTGTTCCTGGGCGGACTCGGCATCGGCCTCCTCGTCCTGGGGATGCGATGA
- a CDS encoding PTS sugar transporter subunit IIB → MSLALYRIDDRLIHGQVVLGWGQPLDIRFIVLVDDDIAASEWERDLYRMAVPPGMDVYFETAAGCCSRLDEFRRDPRPGILLTGDVNTMRAVAASGGVPAVNLGGIHHRSDRTQRLRYVFLAPDEERALRDIAARGIAVTAQDVPSSRAVPLDEILGGGGPS, encoded by the coding sequence GTGAGCCTCGCGCTCTACCGCATCGACGACCGCCTCATCCACGGCCAGGTCGTGCTCGGTTGGGGCCAGCCGCTCGACATCCGGTTCATCGTGCTCGTGGACGACGACATCGCCGCCAGCGAGTGGGAGCGCGATCTCTATCGCATGGCCGTGCCACCCGGCATGGACGTGTACTTCGAGACGGCGGCGGGCTGCTGCTCCCGGCTCGACGAATTCCGCCGCGACCCACGGCCCGGCATCCTGCTCACCGGCGACGTGAACACGATGCGCGCCGTCGCCGCGTCGGGCGGCGTCCCCGCCGTGAACCTCGGCGGCATCCATCATCGGTCGGACCGCACCCAACGGCTGCGCTACGTGTTCCTCGCGCCGGACGAGGAGCGCGCCCTGCGCGACATCGCGGCCCGCGGCATCGCCGTCACGGCGCAGGACGTGCCGTCGTCGCGCGCCGTGCCGCTGGACGAGATCCTCGGCGGCGGGGGGCCGTCGTGA
- the hprK gene encoding HPr(Ser) kinase/phosphatase — MKEPLTAGRLLERMRDVLQLEHVQGTGALDREIRSPNISSPGLVLAGYTERFPGHRIQVFGETEVTYLSTRDADERTRVLELFFSHAIPCVFVTKGLEPPPGMIAAAGVAGVPVFTSLLKTNEFYTRVKPWLEDAFAPTTTLHGSLADVFGVGLLFMGRSGIGKSECVLDLVERGHRLVADDLVFAKRRGTDVVIGSGHELQRHYMEIRGIGLVDVPAIFGVRAVRQQKRIEVVVQLEEWHQDTFVERTGLDGETTTILDVDLPKITVPLNPGKNITVVAEVIALNHLLKYSGFDPAERFNERLIGRMRAAADVKQYLQQDDE; from the coding sequence GTGAAGGAGCCGCTCACCGCGGGCCGTCTGCTCGAGCGGATGCGCGACGTGCTGCAGCTGGAGCACGTCCAGGGCACCGGCGCGCTCGACCGCGAGATCCGGAGCCCCAACATCTCCAGCCCCGGACTGGTGCTGGCCGGCTACACCGAGCGCTTTCCGGGGCACCGGATCCAGGTCTTCGGGGAAACCGAGGTGACGTACCTCTCCACGCGTGACGCCGACGAACGCACGCGCGTGCTCGAGCTGTTCTTCTCGCACGCAATTCCGTGCGTGTTCGTGACCAAGGGGCTGGAGCCGCCGCCGGGCATGATCGCCGCGGCCGGAGTGGCCGGCGTTCCCGTGTTCACGTCGCTGCTCAAGACCAACGAGTTCTATACCCGCGTCAAGCCCTGGCTCGAAGACGCGTTCGCGCCCACCACCACACTCCACGGCTCGCTGGCCGACGTGTTCGGCGTGGGCCTCCTGTTCATGGGGCGCAGCGGCATCGGCAAGTCGGAGTGCGTGCTCGACCTGGTGGAGCGGGGGCACCGTCTGGTGGCCGACGACCTCGTGTTCGCCAAGCGGCGCGGCACCGACGTCGTGATCGGCAGCGGCCACGAGCTGCAGCGCCACTACATGGAGATCCGCGGCATCGGGCTCGTCGACGTGCCGGCCATCTTCGGCGTGCGGGCCGTGCGCCAGCAGAAACGCATCGAGGTGGTGGTCCAGCTCGAGGAGTGGCACCAGGACACGTTCGTCGAGCGCACCGGGCTCGACGGCGAGACGACGACGATCCTCGACGTCGACCTGCCCAAGATCACGGTTCCGCTCAATCCCGGAAAGAACATCACGGTGGTGGCCGAAGTCATCGCCCTCAACCACCTGCTCAAGTACAGCGGCTTCGATCCTGCCGAACGATTCAATGAACGGTTGATCGGGCGCATGCGCGCCGCCGCCGACGTGAAGCAGTACCTCCAGCAAGATGACGAATAG
- a CDS encoding HPF/RaiA family ribosome-associated protein: MDVIFHAHHAVMSPRLRRRAEQALARLADRLALPVDALVRFEQDGPGHRVEIVLTAPRRKPLIAEGCQRYAGSALTEALARLETQIETSRRKRRARPRAPRGGRA, encoded by the coding sequence ATGGACGTCATCTTTCATGCCCACCACGCCGTCATGTCCCCCCGTCTGCGGCGCCGCGCCGAGCAGGCGCTGGCCCGGCTGGCCGACCGCCTCGCCCTTCCCGTCGACGCGCTGGTGCGATTCGAGCAGGACGGGCCCGGCCATCGCGTCGAGATCGTGCTTACCGCGCCCCGCCGCAAGCCGCTGATCGCCGAGGGCTGCCAGCGGTACGCCGGGTCGGCGCTCACCGAGGCGCTCGCCCGGCTCGAGACCCAGATCGAGACGTCGCGTCGCAAGCGGCGCGCCCGTCCCCGTGCGCCGCGCGGAGGCCGCGCGTGA
- a CDS encoding glycosyltransferase family 4 protein, translated as MRILLVNWQDRDNPLAGGAEIHLHEIFGRLAAGGHQVALLCGGWSGAPPRAVLDGIEVHRVGTRHTFPFLARRYYARRLAGACDVLVEDINKIPLYTPRWGAPRVLALVPHLFGSTAFQEFPAPLAAAVWMAERPLGRVYRRTPFEAISESTADDLAHRGIARSHVVVIYPGIDTVAYTPAAGTRAATPTFAYLGRLKHYKGVHLVIRAFAAMADRHSVLEIAGAGDYRPALERLAASLDLAQRVRFLGRISEPEKLALLRRAWALAFASPKEGWGITNLEAAACGTPVVASNSPGIRESVRDGETGFLVAHGDTAAMAAAMDRLAAAPALVEQLGVQARRFAESFTWERAAEQTEQHLTRVLSAEGSV; from the coding sequence GTGCGCATCCTGCTCGTCAACTGGCAGGATCGCGACAACCCGCTGGCCGGCGGCGCCGAGATCCACCTGCACGAGATCTTCGGCCGGCTGGCCGCGGGCGGCCATCAGGTGGCGTTGTTGTGCGGCGGATGGTCCGGCGCGCCGCCGCGCGCCGTGCTCGACGGGATCGAGGTCCATCGCGTAGGCACGCGGCACACGTTCCCGTTTCTCGCCCGCCGGTACTACGCGCGCCGACTGGCCGGCGCGTGCGACGTGCTGGTCGAGGACATCAACAAGATCCCGCTCTACACGCCGCGGTGGGGCGCCCCGCGGGTCCTGGCGCTGGTGCCGCACCTGTTCGGCAGCACGGCATTCCAGGAATTCCCCGCGCCCCTCGCGGCCGCGGTCTGGATGGCCGAGCGCCCGCTCGGCCGGGTGTACCGGCGCACGCCGTTCGAGGCGATCAGCGAGAGCACTGCCGATGACCTCGCGCATCGGGGCATTGCCCGGTCCCATGTCGTGGTCATCTATCCCGGCATCGATACCGTGGCCTACACGCCGGCCGCCGGGACGCGCGCCGCCACGCCGACCTTCGCCTACCTGGGCCGCCTCAAGCACTACAAGGGCGTGCACCTCGTGATCCGCGCGTTCGCCGCCATGGCGGATCGCCACAGCGTGCTCGAGATCGCCGGCGCGGGCGACTACCGCCCGGCGCTGGAGCGCCTGGCGGCCTCGCTTGACCTCGCCCAGCGCGTGCGGTTTCTTGGGCGTATCAGCGAGCCGGAAAAGCTGGCGCTGTTGCGTCGCGCCTGGGCCCTGGCGTTCGCATCGCCCAAGGAGGGGTGGGGCATCACGAATCTGGAGGCAGCGGCGTGCGGGACGCCGGTCGTCGCGTCGAATTCGCCGGGAATTCGCGAATCGGTGCGCGATGGCGAGACCGGGTTCCTGGTCGCGCACGGCGACACCGCCGCGATGGCGGCCGCCATGGACCGGCTCGCCGCGGCTCCGGCGCTCGTCGAGCAGCTCGGCGTTCAGGCGCGCCGGTTCGCCGAGAGCTTCACGTGGGAACGCGCCGCGGAGCAGACCGAACAACACCTCACCCGCGTGCTGTCCGCGGAGGGTTCCGTCTGA
- the nusB gene encoding transcription antitermination factor NusB, giving the protein MRVETRARARALQALYAWDVRGSNDLERVATTIWDDLGIAPEERRLAGLLVRQVQQHGADIDRDLVEVTTNWRLERLGAIERSVLRVAAAELRIGETPARVVIQEAIRLAERYGSEQSARFVNGVVDALARRMGRL; this is encoded by the coding sequence ATGAGAGTTGAAACGCGCGCCCGCGCGCGGGCGCTGCAAGCGCTCTACGCGTGGGACGTCCGCGGCTCGAACGATCTCGAACGCGTGGCCACCACGATCTGGGACGACCTCGGCATCGCGCCGGAGGAGCGGCGGCTTGCCGGCCTTCTCGTGCGCCAGGTGCAGCAACACGGCGCCGACATCGACCGCGATCTGGTGGAGGTCACCACCAACTGGCGCCTCGAACGGCTCGGGGCGATCGAGCGCAGCGTGCTCCGCGTGGCTGCCGCCGAATTGCGGATTGGGGAGACGCCGGCCCGCGTCGTCATCCAGGAAGCGATCCGCCTGGCCGAGCGCTACGGCAGCGAGCAGAGCGCCCGCTTCGTGAACGGGGTGGTCGATGCGCTCGCGCGCCGCATGGGGCGCCTGTAG
- the ribH gene encoding 6,7-dimethyl-8-ribityllumazine synthase: MAEFSGTPSGHGRRVAVLASRFNDAITSRLADGALDALVRHGVAAEDVDMVWVPGAWELPVVARRLMASERYDAVVALGAVIRGDTPHFDYVAGEAARGLAQASAEFDVPVGFGVLTCDTIEQAEARAGGDHGNKGWDAALAALEMAELFDRLDAANES; the protein is encoded by the coding sequence ATGGCTGAATTTTCCGGAACGCCTTCTGGCCACGGCCGCCGCGTCGCGGTCCTGGCAAGTCGCTTCAACGACGCGATCACCAGCAGACTCGCCGACGGGGCGCTCGACGCCCTCGTGCGCCACGGCGTGGCCGCCGAAGACGTGGACATGGTCTGGGTGCCCGGCGCGTGGGAGTTGCCGGTGGTCGCCCGTCGGCTCATGGCCAGCGAGCGCTACGACGCCGTTGTGGCGCTGGGCGCCGTGATCCGCGGCGACACGCCGCATTTCGACTACGTGGCGGGCGAAGCGGCGCGTGGCCTGGCCCAGGCCTCGGCCGAATTCGACGTGCCGGTGGGGTTCGGCGTGCTCACCTGCGACACGATCGAGCAGGCCGAGGCCCGCGCCGGCGGCGACCACGGCAACAAGGGATGGGACGCGGCGCTCGCCGCGCTCGAGATGGCCGAACTCTTCGATCGCCTGGACGCCGCGAATGAGAGTTGA
- a CDS encoding bifunctional 3,4-dihydroxy-2-butanone-4-phosphate synthase/GTP cyclohydrolase II produces MTFGTVDQAIADLRAGKFVIVADDEDRENEGDLICAAELVTADMVNFMIRKAGGLICVALPPERVDQLDLAPMSETNPDEYRTAYTVSIDASPRFGVTTGISAHDRATTIRVAVDPATVPTDLRHGGHVFPLRSREGGVLQRVGHTEAATDLARLAGLYPAGVICEILSEDGSAARRPRLEKFAEEHQLTFITVAQVVAHRLKNERLVHRVAEARLPTAFGTWRIIGYRNDVDRHEHVALVYGDVLGAESVLVRMHSKCLTGDVFHSLRCDCGWQLDTAMRMISEEGRGVIVYLDQEGRGIGLLNKLKAYELQDTGIDTVEANERLGFKPDLRNYGIGAQILLDIGLQSIRPITNNPRKMVGLEGYGLRVDERVPIVQPAQDENAGYMKTKRDKLGHLLAS; encoded by the coding sequence ATGACCTTTGGCACCGTAGACCAGGCGATCGCCGACCTGCGCGCCGGCAAGTTCGTGATCGTGGCCGATGACGAGGATCGCGAGAACGAGGGCGATCTCATCTGCGCGGCCGAGCTCGTCACCGCGGACATGGTCAACTTCATGATCCGCAAGGCGGGCGGCCTCATCTGCGTGGCGCTCCCTCCGGAACGCGTCGACCAGCTCGACCTCGCGCCGATGAGCGAGACCAATCCCGACGAGTACCGCACGGCGTACACGGTGAGCATCGATGCCAGCCCGCGGTTCGGCGTGACCACCGGCATCAGCGCCCACGACCGGGCGACGACCATTCGCGTGGCCGTCGATCCCGCCACCGTCCCCACCGACCTGCGGCACGGCGGCCACGTGTTCCCGCTGCGGTCGCGCGAGGGCGGCGTGCTCCAGCGCGTGGGCCACACCGAGGCGGCCACCGATCTCGCCCGGCTCGCCGGCCTGTACCCCGCCGGCGTCATCTGCGAGATCCTGAGCGAGGACGGCAGCGCGGCACGGCGCCCCCGGCTCGAGAAGTTCGCCGAGGAGCATCAGCTCACGTTCATCACCGTGGCGCAGGTCGTCGCCCACCGCCTCAAGAACGAACGCCTGGTGCACCGCGTGGCCGAAGCGCGGCTGCCCACCGCGTTCGGCACCTGGCGCATCATCGGCTACCGGAATGACGTCGATCGCCACGAGCACGTGGCCCTGGTGTACGGCGACGTCCTGGGCGCGGAGAGCGTGCTCGTCCGCATGCATTCCAAATGCCTCACCGGCGACGTGTTCCACTCGCTGCGCTGCGACTGCGGGTGGCAGCTCGACACCGCCATGCGCATGATCTCCGAGGAGGGGCGCGGCGTCATCGTGTACCTCGATCAGGAAGGGCGCGGCATCGGGCTCCTCAACAAGCTCAAGGCGTACGAGCTGCAGGACACGGGCATCGATACCGTCGAAGCCAACGAACGGCTCGGCTTCAAGCCAGATCTGCGCAACTACGGCATCGGCGCGCAGATCCTGCTCGACATCGGCCTCCAGTCCATCCGCCCGATCACCAACAATCCGCGCAAGATGGTCGGGCTCGAAGGCTACGGCCTGCGCGTCGACGAGCGGGTGCCGATCGTCCAGCCGGCGCAGGACGAGAACGCCGGCTACATGAAGACCAAGCGCGACAAGCTCGGACACCTCCTCGCCTCCTAA